Proteins encoded by one window of Lathyrus oleraceus cultivar Zhongwan6 chromosome 1, CAAS_Psat_ZW6_1.0, whole genome shotgun sequence:
- the LOC127075594 gene encoding phosphoglycerate kinase, cytosolic → MATKRSVGTLKEADLKGKRVFVRVDLNVPLDDNLNITDDTRIRAAIPTIKYLTGYGAKVILSSHLGRPKGVTPKYSLKPLVPRLSELLGSEVTIAGDSIGEEVEKLVAQIPEGGVLLLENVRFHKEEEKNDPEFAKKLASLADLYVNDAFGTAHRAHASTEGVAKYLKPSVAGFLMQKVCWK, encoded by the exons ATGGCGACAAAGAGAAGCGTTGGAACATTGAAGGAAGCTGATTTGAAGGGAAAGAGGGTTTTCGTTAGGGTTGATCTAAACGTTCCTTTGGATGATAACTTGAACATCACCGATGATACCAGAATCCGTGCTGCTATTCCTACCATCAAGTACTTGACTGGTTATGGTGCTAAAGTCATCCTCTCCTCCCATCTG GGACGTCCAAAGGGTGTAACACCTAAGTACAGTTTGAAGCCCCTTGTACCAAGGTTGTCTGAACTTCTTGGATCCGAG GTTACGATTGCTGGTGACAGTATTGGTGAGGAGGTTGAGAAGTTGGTTGCACAAATTCCAGAAGGTGGTGTTTTGCTTTTAGAGAATGTGAGGTTCCACAAGGAAGAGGAGAAGAATGATCCTGAATTTGCCAAGAAGTTGGCTTCCCTTGCTGATCTTTATGTGAATGATGCATTTGGCACTGCTCATCGTGCTCATGCTTCTACAGAAGGTGTTGCTAAATACTTGAAGCCCTCTGTTGCAGGATTCCTCATGCAGAAGGTATGTTGGAAGTAA